One segment of Dolichospermum sp. DET69 DNA contains the following:
- the leuB gene encoding 3-isopropylmalate dehydrogenase: protein MTQNYRITLLPGDGIGPEIMSVAVDVLNVVGKRFDLSFEFSTALIGGAAIDETGEPLPAVTLDMCRNSDAVLLAAIGGYKWDSLPSNLRPEAGLLGLRAGLQLFANLRPAKIIPQLIDASTLKREVVEGVDIMVVRELTGGIYFGKPKGIFTTETGEKRGVNTMVYTESEIERIGRVAFETARKRGGKLCSVDKANVLEVSQLWRDRITQLSAEYTDVELSHLYVDNAAMQLVRAPKQFDTIVTGNLFGDILSDAAAMLTGSIGMLPSASLGADGPGVYEPVHGSAPDIAGLDKANPLAQVLSAAMMLRYALNQPEAAELIENSVLQVLQQNYRTGDIMSPGMKLVGCRAMGEALMQILALKSN from the coding sequence ATGACTCAAAATTACCGCATTACTCTACTTCCCGGCGATGGCATTGGTCCCGAAATTATGTCCGTAGCGGTAGACGTGCTAAACGTCGTCGGTAAACGCTTTGATCTGAGCTTTGAATTTTCCACAGCTTTAATCGGTGGTGCTGCTATTGACGAAACCGGCGAACCTCTACCCGCTGTTACCTTAGATATGTGCCGCAATAGCGATGCTGTTTTACTCGCTGCTATTGGTGGTTACAAATGGGATTCTCTCCCCTCGAATTTACGCCCAGAAGCAGGTTTATTAGGGCTGCGAGCAGGTTTACAACTATTTGCTAATTTACGTCCTGCGAAAATTATCCCTCAGTTAATAGACGCTTCCACCTTAAAACGCGAAGTTGTGGAAGGTGTAGATATTATGGTAGTGCGGGAACTGACTGGCGGAATTTATTTCGGTAAGCCTAAAGGTATTTTTACTACAGAAACCGGAGAAAAACGTGGTGTAAATACGATGGTTTACACAGAATCAGAAATTGAAAGAATCGGGCGTGTGGCTTTTGAAACGGCGCGGAAACGAGGTGGTAAACTCTGTTCTGTGGATAAAGCCAATGTGTTAGAAGTATCTCAATTGTGGCGCGATCGCATTACTCAACTTTCCGCAGAGTATACTGATGTGGAATTATCTCATTTATATGTAGATAATGCCGCCATGCAATTAGTTCGCGCTCCCAAACAATTTGATACAATAGTTACAGGAAACTTATTTGGTGATATTCTCTCCGATGCTGCGGCGATGTTAACTGGTAGTATAGGAATGTTACCTTCCGCCAGTTTGGGTGCTGATGGTCCCGGTGTCTATGAACCAGTTCACGGTTCAGCCCCAGATATTGCTGGACTTGATAAAGCCAACCCCTTAGCACAGGTTTTAAGTGCCGCAATGATGTTGCGTTATGCTTTAAACCAACCGGAAGCAGCAGAATTAATTGAGAATAGTGTGTTACAAGTTTTACAACAAAACTATCGCACAGGAGATATTATGTCCCCAGGAATGAAACTTGTTGGTTGTCGAGCTATGGGCGAGGCACTGATGCAAATTCTCGCACTAAAATCAAATTAA
- a CDS encoding mechanosensitive ion channel family protein, which translates to MDFQQISKIAAELLTTFGLKVVGAILLWLIGQKLIEFAVKLLKRAFRSQNLEPTLINYLLNIIEITLRVILIVAILGFFGVETTTFAALLAAVGIAIGAAWGGLLANFAAGAFLIIFQPFKVGDFITAAGVTGTVVEIGLFITSLNTLDNVMTIVGNNKIFADNIQNYSTNSYRRVDLLAQLAHDVDHNQAIALLKAKISYIPNILQSPAPDVEILTFNLAGPVLAVRPYCNNAHYWQVYFDTNKAIRETFGEAGYPVPEKRYTVNSLSQNPGHGVIPNSPELG; encoded by the coding sequence ATGGATTTCCAACAGATTAGTAAAATTGCTGCCGAACTGTTAACTACTTTTGGACTGAAAGTTGTCGGTGCAATTCTTCTCTGGCTGATTGGTCAAAAATTGATTGAATTTGCAGTAAAACTTTTAAAACGTGCTTTCAGAAGCCAAAATCTTGAACCAACACTCATTAACTATCTGCTAAATATCATTGAGATCACATTGAGAGTTATTCTCATTGTGGCAATTCTTGGCTTCTTTGGTGTAGAAACAACTACCTTTGCGGCATTACTGGCTGCGGTTGGTATTGCTATTGGTGCAGCATGGGGGGGATTGCTGGCTAATTTTGCAGCAGGAGCATTTTTAATTATTTTCCAACCTTTCAAAGTTGGTGATTTTATTACAGCCGCAGGTGTGACAGGAACTGTTGTCGAAATTGGACTGTTTATAACTTCTTTAAATACACTTGATAATGTGATGACAATTGTGGGAAATAACAAAATATTTGCGGACAATATTCAGAACTACTCAACTAATTCTTATCGTCGGGTTGATTTATTGGCTCAATTAGCTCATGATGTAGATCATAATCAAGCGATTGCTCTTTTAAAAGCTAAAATTAGCTATATCCCTAATATTCTCCAATCTCCAGCCCCAGATGTAGAAATTCTCACATTCAACTTAGCCGGTCCTGTACTAGCAGTCCGTCCCTATTGCAATAATGCTCATTATTGGCAGGTTTATTTCGATACGAATAAAGCCATTCGTGAAACTTTTGGAGAAGCTGGTTATCCAGTTCCTGAAAAGCGTTATACAGTTAATAGTTTATCTCAAAATCCAGGACATGGTGTTATCCCCAATTCACCAGAATTAGGTTAA
- a CDS encoding DUF167 domain-containing protein, producing the protein MQKRVKVKPNSKQQKIEELADGSLIVHLKSPPVDGKANEELIKLLAKNFDVSKSSIRIKSGTTSRQKVIEIDGI; encoded by the coding sequence ATGCAAAAAAGAGTAAAAGTTAAACCAAATTCCAAACAGCAAAAAATTGAAGAATTAGCAGATGGTAGTTTAATTGTACATCTCAAATCACCACCAGTAGATGGTAAAGCTAATGAGGAATTAATTAAATTACTAGCCAAAAATTTTGATGTTTCCAAATCCTCTATCAGAATTAAATCTGGGACAACATCTCGACAAAAGGTAATTGAAATTGATGGAATTTAG
- a CDS encoding chromosome segregation ATPase has translation MPPIEVIDSNSSEQSTNNWYLVSVRSKKREVFLKYLNLAISQNQLQDLVIDIKSPQDSVYQDIVLLKTSNFKTAYIQLKKIECFQNIERKPLGLAQVNRMLGIG, from the coding sequence ATGCCACCAATCGAAGTTATAGATTCAAACTCATCAGAACAAAGCACTAATAATTGGTATTTAGTAAGTGTCCGTTCCAAAAAACGAGAGGTATTTTTGAAATATCTGAATCTAGCTATTAGTCAAAATCAACTACAAGATTTAGTAATAGATATCAAAAGTCCCCAAGATTCAGTTTATCAAGATATTGTTTTATTAAAAACTAGTAATTTCAAAACTGCTTATATACAACTTAAAAAAATTGAATGTTTCCAAAATATCGAACGGAAACCTTTAGGATTAGCACAAGTAAATAGAATGTTGGGTATTGGGTAA
- a CDS encoding amidohydrolase yields the protein MLNRIKDLTTNIAPRLVEIRRHIHAHPELSGKEYQTAAFIAGVLSANGLHVEEGIGRTGVIGELQGTQVSDRILAIRTDMDALPIQERTSLEYASRIEGVMHACGHDIHTTVGLGTAMVLSQIAPELGGKVRFLFQPAEEIAQGASWMVEDGVMNNVAAILGLHVFPSIPAGSVGIRYGALTAAADNLEIIIIGESGHGARPHEAIDAIWIAAQVITSLQQAISRTQNPLRPVVLSIGQINGGRAPNVIADKVHLLGTVRSLHPETRDKLPQWIENIVSNVCNSYNAKYQVNYRQGVPSVQNDNALTQLLQSSAEEAWSNERVQILPEPSLGAEDFSVYLEHAPGSMFRLGVGYEDRMINHPLHHPQFEVDESAIITGVVTLAYAAYKYWLKSEL from the coding sequence ATGTTGAACCGAATTAAAGACTTAACAACAAATATAGCACCTCGATTGGTCGAAATCCGTCGCCATATTCATGCACATCCAGAACTTAGTGGCAAAGAATATCAAACCGCTGCTTTTATCGCAGGTGTATTATCTGCCAATGGCTTGCACGTAGAAGAAGGAATTGGTAGAACAGGTGTTATTGGTGAATTACAAGGGACTCAAGTTAGTGATAGGATACTGGCAATTCGCACTGATATGGATGCTTTGCCTATTCAAGAACGCACAAGTTTAGAATATGCCTCTCGGATTGAGGGAGTCATGCACGCTTGTGGACATGATATTCATACTACAGTAGGTTTGGGGACAGCGATGGTACTTTCCCAAATCGCCCCTGAATTGGGGGGAAAGGTGCGGTTTTTATTTCAACCAGCCGAAGAAATTGCCCAAGGTGCAAGTTGGATGGTAGAAGATGGAGTAATGAATAATGTTGCGGCTATTTTAGGGTTACACGTTTTTCCTTCCATTCCGGCTGGTTCAGTTGGTATTCGCTATGGCGCATTAACTGCCGCAGCAGATAATTTAGAAATTATTATTATTGGTGAATCTGGACATGGTGCGCGTCCCCATGAAGCTATAGATGCAATTTGGATTGCTGCTCAAGTGATTACATCATTACAACAAGCGATTAGTCGAACTCAAAATCCTTTGCGCCCTGTAGTATTGAGTATTGGACAAATTAATGGGGGACGAGCGCCAAATGTAATTGCTGATAAAGTTCATTTATTGGGGACGGTGCGATCGCTTCACCCTGAAACTCGTGATAAACTACCACAATGGATTGAAAATATAGTTTCTAATGTTTGTAATTCTTATAATGCAAAATATCAAGTTAATTATCGTCAAGGTGTACCTAGTGTACAAAACGATAACGCATTAACACAATTATTGCAATCATCTGCGGAAGAAGCTTGGAGTAATGAGCGTGTACAAATTTTACCAGAACCATCTTTAGGTGCAGAAGATTTTTCTGTTTATTTAGAACACGCCCCTGGTTCAATGTTTCGTTTGGGTGTAGGCTATGAAGATAGAATGATTAATCATCCCTTGCATCATCCGCAATTTGAAGTTGATGAATCTGCTATTATTACTGGAGTAGTTACTTTGGCTTATGCCGCTTATAAATATTGGCTGAAGTCTGAACTATGA
- a CDS encoding acyltransferase family protein, whose translation MFKLKHSQNTNTGWSLDQRDPQFIESMMPILGLLYNLYFRVQTSGWENVPDGKILIVGSHNGGLASPDTSMMLYDWLRRFGVKRPIYGLMHPKVWDVFPPAAEMAMKAGAVRAHPKMGYAALRAGASVLVYPGGAEDVFRPHEMRDKIYFAERKGFIKLALRENVPIVPAISWGSHDTLIVLADMYEIMQKFHKMGMPWLFGVDPLVFPIYLGLPWGLALGPWPNIPLPVTIHTRVCPPIVFERYGKEAASDRIYVNECYELVRSKMQQELDNLIQQTTY comes from the coding sequence ATGTTCAAACTAAAACATTCTCAAAACACTAATACAGGGTGGTCTTTGGATCAACGAGATCCCCAGTTCATTGAATCTATGATGCCCATCTTGGGCTTGTTATATAACTTGTATTTTCGAGTCCAAACCAGTGGTTGGGAAAATGTCCCAGATGGAAAAATCCTGATTGTCGGTTCTCATAATGGCGGACTTGCCTCTCCTGATACATCCATGATGTTGTATGATTGGTTGCGTCGCTTTGGTGTGAAAAGACCAATTTATGGTTTGATGCACCCTAAAGTTTGGGATGTATTCCCTCCGGCAGCAGAAATGGCGATGAAAGCGGGCGCAGTGAGAGCGCATCCCAAAATGGGTTATGCTGCTTTGCGGGCTGGCGCTAGTGTCTTAGTCTATCCTGGTGGGGCTGAGGATGTCTTTCGACCCCATGAGATGCGGGATAAAATTTATTTTGCCGAACGGAAAGGGTTTATTAAGTTGGCACTGCGGGAAAATGTGCCGATTGTGCCAGCGATTTCCTGGGGATCACATGATACTCTGATTGTCCTGGCTGATATGTATGAAATTATGCAGAAATTTCATAAGATGGGGATGCCTTGGCTGTTTGGCGTTGATCCTCTAGTTTTTCCTATTTATCTGGGATTACCTTGGGGATTGGCTCTGGGTCCTTGGCCTAATATTCCTTTGCCCGTGACTATCCATACTAGGGTTTGTCCACCGATAGTATTTGAACGGTATGGAAAAGAAGCTGCAAGCGATCGCATTTATGTTAATGAATGTTATGAGTTAGTTAGAAGCAAAATGCAGCAAGAGTTGGATAATTTAATTCAACAAACTACCTATTAA
- a CDS encoding cytochrome c-550, with the protein MFRRLIGVVVATILLTFQMIVGSATAMELDETIRTVPFNAQGETVVLSLKQVKEGKRLFNYACAQCHAGGVTKTNQNVGLEPDALAGATPKRNNVVGLVDYLKNPTTYDGEDDISEIHPSLKSADIFPVMRNLTEDDLTAIAGHILLEPKVVGTKWGGGKIYY; encoded by the coding sequence ATGTTTAGAAGACTAATTGGCGTTGTTGTCGCTACAATTTTGCTAACATTTCAGATGATTGTCGGTAGTGCAACAGCGATGGAACTAGATGAAACTATCCGCACAGTGCCATTCAATGCCCAAGGTGAAACCGTTGTCCTCAGCTTAAAACAAGTCAAAGAAGGCAAAAGATTATTTAATTACGCTTGCGCTCAATGCCATGCTGGTGGAGTTACCAAGACTAACCAAAACGTGGGGCTAGAACCAGACGCTTTAGCAGGTGCTACACCCAAACGCAATAATGTTGTCGGTTTGGTGGACTATCTCAAAAATCCTACTACCTATGATGGTGAAGATGATATCTCTGAAATCCACCCCAGTTTGAAAAGTGCGGATATTTTCCCAGTCATGCGAAATCTGACGGAAGATGATTTAACTGCGATTGCTGGACATATTCTCCTAGAACCCAAAGTTGTTGGTACTAAATGGGGTGGTGGTAAAATTTATTACTAA
- a CDS encoding DNA polymerase III subunit beta translates to MKLICSQSDLSSNLSLVSRAVPSRPTHPVLANILLQADAETNQVSLTAFDLSLGIRTSFSAEVLEGGTIALPAKLLVDITSRLPEGEITLDDQSGDGGGEGIIVTLKPKSGKYQVRAMGAEEFPELPVLENTEAITLTTAALIEGLKGSLFATSSDETKQVLTGVHLTLKQDTLEFAATDGHRLAVLETTNERPVEGSEQVEVTVPAKALRELQRMLGHNSTSEETVAVYLDQGQVVFAWQNQRLTSRTLEGQYPAYRQLIPRQFERQVTLERKQFISTLERIAVLADQKNNIVKVSIDNANQEITLSCEAQDVGSGTESMPAQISGENIDIAFNVKYLMEGLKELPSSEIQMHLNQSLTPVIFTPLGGLKMTYLAMPVQLRN, encoded by the coding sequence ATGAAATTAATTTGTTCTCAAAGTGATCTCAGTAGTAATCTTTCCCTTGTCAGTCGTGCAGTTCCGTCCAGACCGACTCACCCTGTCCTCGCTAACATTTTACTACAGGCAGATGCCGAAACTAATCAAGTCAGTTTAACAGCCTTTGACCTCAGTTTAGGTATCCGAACTAGTTTTAGCGCTGAGGTATTAGAAGGAGGTACAATTGCTCTCCCTGCCAAACTTCTTGTAGATATCACCTCTCGCTTACCAGAAGGGGAAATTACCCTCGATGACCAATCAGGAGATGGTGGTGGGGAAGGTATAATCGTTACCCTCAAACCCAAAAGCGGCAAGTATCAAGTGCGAGCAATGGGTGCGGAAGAATTTCCTGAATTACCAGTCCTGGAAAACACCGAAGCCATTACGCTGACAACAGCGGCATTAATTGAAGGCTTGAAAGGTTCTTTGTTTGCTACTAGTTCCGATGAAACTAAGCAAGTTCTCACTGGTGTACATTTAACCCTAAAACAAGACACTTTAGAGTTTGCAGCCACGGACGGACACCGTTTAGCAGTTCTGGAAACCACAAATGAGCGTCCTGTTGAAGGGAGCGAACAGGTAGAGGTGACAGTCCCCGCGAAAGCATTACGGGAACTACAACGGATGTTAGGACATAATTCCACTTCTGAAGAAACTGTAGCCGTATACCTTGATCAAGGTCAAGTAGTATTTGCTTGGCAAAATCAACGGTTAACCAGTCGGACTTTGGAAGGACAATATCCCGCTTATAGGCAATTAATTCCTCGACAATTTGAACGCCAAGTCACATTAGAAAGAAAGCAATTTATCAGCACTTTGGAACGAATTGCGGTGTTAGCAGATCAGAAAAATAATATTGTCAAAGTTAGCATTGATAATGCCAACCAAGAAATTACTTTATCTTGTGAAGCGCAAGATGTCGGTAGTGGTACAGAATCAATGCCGGCACAAATATCTGGAGAAAATATAGATATTGCTTTTAATGTCAAATATCTGATGGAAGGTTTGAAAGAATTACCATCTTCAGAAATTCAAATGCACTTGAATCAAAGTTTAACTCCAGTGATTTTTACTCCTTTGGGTGGTTTGAAAATGACTTATTTAGCTATGCCTGTACAGTTGAGAAATTAG
- a CDS encoding DUF1995 family protein: protein MAELPKTLEDAIAQSCDAVKSALADGVSRIQVELLFPELKFMTVAEQFLPQFTEYESRLKVFFADAGAAALARRDWKDAQFQISDIGTGRAASLEAKIQPEDEIFLFIAPTSVEVPQLEKLCELIGERPVIMLTPRLEDSSVVGIGYTARETRRRFISTIESCYYIRPVDDESALFRCYPGVWEVWLETEGEYQKVAELPTKPSGDEIDAILMGGQTENTTDATPARKPSIFKSLQRFIKALSS, encoded by the coding sequence ATGGCTGAACTTCCCAAAACCCTAGAAGATGCGATCGCTCAATCTTGTGATGCGGTAAAATCAGCTTTGGCTGATGGTGTGTCTCGCATTCAAGTTGAGTTATTATTCCCAGAACTCAAATTCATGACAGTTGCAGAACAGTTTCTCCCCCAGTTTACTGAATATGAATCCCGGCTGAAAGTCTTCTTTGCTGATGCTGGTGCGGCTGCTTTAGCCCGTCGTGACTGGAAAGATGCACAATTTCAGATTTCAGATATTGGTACAGGTAGGGCTGCATCTTTAGAAGCGAAAATTCAACCAGAAGATGAAATTTTCCTATTTATCGCTCCAACATCCGTAGAAGTACCACAATTAGAAAAGCTGTGTGAACTAATTGGGGAACGTCCCGTGATTATGTTAACACCCCGACTAGAAGATTCCAGCGTCGTTGGTATCGGTTACACAGCTAGAGAAACCCGTCGGCGCTTCATTAGTACCATTGAATCTTGTTACTATATCCGTCCTGTAGATGATGAATCTGCCCTATTTCGTTGCTACCCTGGGGTATGGGAAGTATGGCTAGAAACAGAGGGTGAATATCAAAAAGTTGCCGAACTCCCCACAAAACCATCTGGTGATGAAATAGACGCGATTCTCATGGGGGGACAAACGGAAAATACTACAGATGCTACACCTGCAAGAAAACCCAGTATATTTAAGAGTTTGCAACGGTTTATCAAGGCTTTGAGCAGTTAG
- a CDS encoding DEAD/DEAH box helicase, giving the protein MSFSNLGLSPEIIRAVSELGYDKPTPIQMQAIPVALAGGDIMAGAQTGTGKTASFTLPLLQRLSADQNVKNNANGFPPIRALILTPTRELAAQVQESVRDYGKYLNLNSMVMFGGVSIGPQKQKLRHRVDILVATPGRLLDHVQQGTVNLSRVEVLVLDEADRMLDMGFINDIRRILSLLPKQRQNLLFFATFSDKVKTLAAGLLNNPTMIEVARRNVTAAKIVQKVYHVDRERKRQLLAHLIQANKWYQVLVFSRTKYGADRLVKQLGEDRIQAMAIHGNKSQGARTHALAKFKDGTLQVLVATDIAARGLDISELPHVINYDLPNVPEDYVHRIGRTGRAGAEGQAISLVCVDEHHLLADIEKLIEQRLPKEFIPGFAVNPEIKAEPIPNGRKAPSGGGGHKTRRSAPKSASQRSAKPPSSRTAAGEKKSGPSSSAPRRAGKRK; this is encoded by the coding sequence ATGTCTTTTTCTAATCTCGGCTTGTCCCCTGAAATTATCCGTGCTGTTAGTGAGCTAGGATACGATAAACCTACACCAATCCAGATGCAGGCAATCCCTGTGGCATTGGCTGGAGGTGATATTATGGCTGGAGCGCAAACTGGTACTGGTAAAACTGCCAGTTTCACTCTACCGCTACTACAGCGGTTATCCGCTGACCAAAACGTTAAAAACAACGCTAATGGATTTCCACCAATTCGGGCGTTAATTCTCACACCTACTCGTGAACTTGCAGCCCAGGTGCAGGAAAGTGTTCGTGATTATGGTAAATACTTAAATCTAAATTCAATGGTGATGTTTGGGGGCGTGAGTATTGGACCCCAAAAACAGAAATTGAGACACCGCGTAGATATATTGGTGGCTACCCCCGGACGACTGCTAGACCATGTACAACAAGGAACTGTGAATCTGTCCCGTGTGGAAGTGTTGGTACTGGATGAAGCAGACCGGATGCTGGACATGGGTTTTATTAATGATATCCGCCGTATTCTCTCGCTGCTGCCCAAACAGCGCCAGAATTTGCTATTTTTTGCTACTTTCTCCGATAAAGTCAAAACCCTCGCGGCTGGGTTACTAAATAACCCGACAATGATTGAAGTAGCCCGTCGAAATGTGACTGCGGCCAAAATTGTCCAAAAAGTTTATCATGTAGACCGGGAACGGAAGCGCCAATTACTGGCTCATCTCATTCAGGCAAATAAATGGTATCAAGTATTAGTATTTAGCCGCACCAAGTATGGCGCTGACCGTTTAGTCAAACAGTTAGGTGAAGACCGCATTCAAGCTATGGCTATTCACGGGAATAAGAGTCAAGGGGCGCGGACACACGCTTTGGCTAAGTTCAAAGATGGAACTTTACAGGTATTGGTAGCAACTGACATTGCCGCCCGTGGTCTGGATATCAGCGAACTACCCCACGTGATTAACTACGATTTGCCCAATGTCCCAGAGGATTATGTGCATCGCATTGGTCGGACTGGACGCGCTGGGGCGGAAGGTCAAGCGATTTCTTTGGTATGTGTTGATGAACATCACTTGTTAGCGGATATTGAGAAGCTAATTGAGCAGCGTTTACCGAAAGAATTTATTCCTGGTTTTGCAGTCAACCCGGAAATTAAGGCTGAACCTATTCCCAATGGCCGCAAAGCGCCTTCTGGTGGTGGTGGCCATAAAACTCGTCGTTCTGCTCCTAAATCTGCTTCCCAAAGGTCGGCTAAACCGCCTTCTTCACGCACAGCAGCAGGTGAGAAAAAGTCTGGACCTAGTTCTTCTGCACCACGTCGCGCTGGTAAACGCAAGTAA